The genomic region TTACAGGCTTCCAGCAGAACCGTATGTCCTTTCACGGGTTCCAGTCGTCCCACGCTGACGATTACTTTGCGATCAGGATCCAGTCCCAGCCGTTCGCGGGCCGCCCGTTGATCACCGGGGCAGAAGCGACTGCGGTCCACGCCACGGTAGACTGTATGAATCTTCTCAGGATGAATCTGCAGCTTTTGCACCGCGGCTTCGATGTCCTGGCTCACCGTGATCACAGCATCCGACTGCTGCAGGACCGATTGAATCGCCCGCCGACGATGTCGATTTTGGGTCAACAGCAAGACATCGCTGCCTCCCGTCATGACGACCGCGGGAATTCCGTGTTCGCGGGCTGCCCTGACGGCGACCTCTCCATCCGGGTGCAGCCAGTACGACAGAATTACGTCCGGTTGAAACCGGGCGATAGCCCGATTCAAAGTCGATCGGATCGACCAGTACAGGAACTGGCCGTAATGCTGATGCAGCATTTTCGGCGGGTAATAGAACCGCGGATAATCAACGCGCATTCCGTTAGCCGCTTCAAAAGGCAGCCAGTCGGGATCGAGTCGAGCCTTATGCCTGACCCGGGAAGAACACTCCTCCACCCAGGCGACCGGCGAGATCACATGGGTTTGGTGAAGTTCTCCCAGGGACTGCAGCATCGCAGCGTTAAACGTCCCTTTTCCCGGGTGCTGGGAATTCGGAAACACATTAGATAAGAACAGGATTTTCATAAGTCGTCCATCTTTCGATAGTCAATGCGCTACTGTTGGGCCAGCTTACCTGCTGCCCAGTTTTCCATATCGCACCAGTTGTCGCAGACCGGTATAGATTCCCGTGGTTTTCAACAGGTTTCGGGCTGTCTGATCAATCCAGCAGGAAGCGTTCAGATAGCAGAGCAGGTTTTTGTTTTTTAATGTTTTGGGAAGCAGTAAGATGGCACCGCTATGGGTCAGCTCGGAACTGTAGCGCTGCTTATATTGGGCATCGCCTTCACCGAAATCATAAGTGCGGGGCGAGTCGTACTCCGTCAGATCTTCCAGGATCAGTAACAACAGTGTTTCACCCGGTGAATCGCTGGCATAATCCAGGTCAAACCCGAATTCGAGATCGTTGAAGATTCCCTGGAACTGGTTACTGATTTTGAACGCTACCGGGCGATCCCCGTCCATCAGCAGATAAGAACGCAGGGCACCGTGCAACGCGTAGAACATCAACTCGCTGACTTCCTGATCATTATTTTTGACACGTAGCCCCAGTCGTTGACTCTGCCATGAGTTTTTCGAAACCTGGTGAGCTGCACTCAGAAAGTCGGCAATCTGGTCTGGCTCCGTGATCCGCACCAGCTTGAGATGGCTGTTATCCCGGATCATTTTGCGATGCTTACGACGTGATTTGGACCGGAACTGATTCCAGTAGTCAGCTGCATTTTCCGGGAACCGGATCAGGCTGCGCGGCTGGTATCCCGTATGGGAATAGGTCAGGCAGCGTCCCTCTAGCCGATCCAGACAGGCTTTCACAGGCGAGTCGAGATGGACATCTTCCAGAAACAGAAATGTCGCATGTTGCTGCTGAAAGAATTTTAATGTGGTTTCCAGCAGGAATTCGAGAAACGCGGAATCATCCTGGTATGCCTGCTGCAGTAGAAACCCGTTTCCCTTTAAATAATAACCTTGCAGCACTCGTGCCGGCCCTATACCACGCAGCGTCTTCGTACTGAGATTTTTCGGACAACAGATACCCGCTGCAACCAGCGTCCCCTGGTGACGGCAAAACATCACGTAACTGGGGCGATCCGGAAACGACTTCTGTAACTGCGGTTGCAGATACAGCAGGTAATCCGGGTGATGGTTCAATAGTGCGTGTGGATCCTGTTCAAACAGTGCCAGCCAGTCCTGATAGAACCGGGACATCGGTTGCAGGTCTTCCATCTGCACGGCATGGAAACTGATTTGGAGATCATCAAACGGCGCGGCTTGTTCTATTTCCGGGTCGAGAGACAGATCGTGGTGAGTACAGGTTAAATTCATATTCATGGCGGGTTCACTTAACTTGTAGATTCAAAATCTGTTGATACAGGATTTCGTAGTCCTTAATCATTGAACGCACATTGAAGTGCTGTTCGACACGTTCGCGGGCCGACTGGCCCATGGTCAGCCACTTCTGAGGCTGAGTACACATTTGACAGATGGCTTCCGCAAGCAGCGACGCATTCGCCGCGGGGACCAGCAGTCCGGTTTCCGGTTGCTGGACAATCTCCGGATTTCCACCGACGGCCGTCGCCACAATCGGTAGTCCAACTGACATCGCTTCCAGCAGGGTCAGTGAAATTCCTTCTGTCAGAGAAGAAGAAACGTAAAAGCCGGCTTGAGTCAGCAGGTCAGGGATGTCATTCCGCTCTCCCAGGAAACGCACATGGGATTCCAGGTTGAGTTCAATTGTGATCTGTTCCAGTTTCGCGCGTTCGGGACCATCTCCTACGATTATCAGCTCGAATTCAGGAATCGAATCAACGACCAGCCGCACCGCTTGCAGCATCGTTGCAAGATCCTTTTCAGGCGACAGACGCGAGACAGTAATCGCCCGCATCTCTGCCGCCGGTCCGGAAAAGGCAAACCGATCCACGTCGATCCCATTCCAGATGCGGGTCACTTTACGCTCATTCAACCAGCCCACTGAGCGACAGCGGTCTCCTGTGTCGTCCGAGACAGGAATCACGCGATTCGCCAGGCGGCTGGCCAGCGCAAACTGCAGCCGCTCGTTAAAGGTCTCTCCGAAGCGGCGACCATGACGCGTCTGAATGATCGCGGGGATCCCGGCGAGACGTCCGGCCAGTGTGCCGTAAAAGTGAGGGTACGCATTGTGCGTGTGCAGCAGGTCGTAGTTCTTCTCCAGCAAGAATTCCTTCAACTGACGGATGCGTCCCAGCTTACCCGAGGCAGTCAACGGAAAGGGAATGACGGGACATCCCAGCTTCTGGATTTCTTCCGCAGGAGCTCCCATCTCTCCCAGCGCGACGAATTCGAGTTCGAACTCCGCTGCATTATGGAACCGGGCAAAATCAACCAGCAAACGTTCCAGTCCGCCCGTGCACAGAGTCAGGCTCAGATGACAGACCCGGAGCCGCGCTGCCGATTTCTGAGTCGCGGCATTGGTTTCGTTGCTGGAATTGATTTCGATGGTGCTCATGTTATTTTCATTCATAAGAGATTGATTCCGACTGAACTTGATAACGATATGTTCATTCCTCGTCGGCGTTCGATTTCTGAATCAGCTGCATGGTCTGTTTAATTTTCCGCAGGGTATTCAATGCGGTGAATTTCCAGCGGGGACGCTTCACCTGTGCCCACGTGAGGTAGCTGTGATGTGTGCTCATCTTCTGCTTATGGTGGCTGTTACCGGCCAGGAAATCATAGGCATCGAAGCCACGACGGAAGCACTCTTCGATACAGAGATAATCCGCGATCACACCCGGGCTCAGTTTACCCTGGTATTCAGCAGAACCACCCTGGTAGCACAGCACGCGGTTGCGGTCGATCAGGACCTGCACGCAACCGATGATGTCGTTGCCGAGCTTGACGCGGAACAACCCCATCTGTCCGCTGGGAACCAGCTTCTGAATCAGCGCTTTATGGAAATCGGTAAAACGCTGACTGGCATAGGAACCAGGTTCCCCCTCTTTCTGCCAGCGTGCCTGATGTAACTCGACCAGATCCGCAAAGATGTCCTCCGCTTCGGCAACGCTCTCCGCCCATTGTCCGTTGAGGTCGCCGTATGATTTCATGTTCTTCCGCAGATTTTTACGGGTGGAATAACCAAAGCCGGAAATGACTTCCCGTTCTTCCTCCCGGATCAATTTCAGGTCGAAATAGCGACTTTCGATTTTGCGGTAACCCTCTTCGGAAACGGGCAGGTTCCAGGCATCCAGCTCATCGCTCGCAAATCCGTCAAAGTGAATTGCATCCCAGGTTTTGTTTCTCTCGAGCAGTCCCATCAGTCCCTGCATGAAGTCAGACTGTAATTCAGTGGGAACGAGCAACGCATTGTATTCCACACACGCACTGTCGGACGCCGGTTCCCCCGCCGTTCCCAGGTGCAGCGTGTTGACAGCCAGCGGACCGTCGAACTGCGCGACCCCTTCGGTCACGAGGCAGATGCCGCAGGGGGCATTGTCTTTGGTCGCCACAACGAACGAGTAGGGGACCAGGTCGCCGAAGTATTCGATCCAGGTTGACGTCCAGACGTGTGAACACATCAGGGGAACCTCGGAGAATTGTGCTTCTACTGTTTTCCAGACTTCCAGACAGGCTGCACGCTGGCTGCTGTCATACTGAGCCAGTGACAGCGTCTGCGCCGTCTCCAGTGTCGCAGAAGCATTAGTAAGCGTATCAATCGTCTGGTGAGAACAGTCGAGTAAAGTCATTCAAATACCTGTCAGGGTTAATAGTGATTAAAGTGTTTCAGATAGAAATATTTCAGGACGTGGTTCGTTTGGGTAAAGGGTTGCCTTTTTCAAACAGCAGCCAGGTTCCAGCCAGGAAGGCTCCCCCTCCACAGGCAATACAGACCAGTGCCACCCATGAGTTCCGTATCTCAAAGAAATGCGGTAGACAGTAGGAATACGCCAATAGAGCCAGCAGCGGGGCGATGGTTGGTCCAATCGCATAACGCAGCAGTCGGCTCCGGGAGATATCCAGTTTTTTCATTGCATAGGGGAGCAGGATGCCAAGCTCTGCAAACAGAATCGGAATCGCGGTCCCCAGTGCCACGCCAACCAGTCCCAGATACTGGATCAAAATCAGCGATAAAATCAGGTTGGCCAGCGCTTCTCCCATGTAAATCAGGGACGGGACTTTCACATTCCCCATGCCGTACATCACCGAGCGGAAGATCGAGATCGGTAGTGCCACGATCCGGGCGCCCAGCAGAATTATCAGCAGTAGATGACTCTCCGGATATCCGGGGCCCACCCAGGTGTTGATCAACGTCTGTCCGAAAAAGCCTGCGCCGATGAAAAAACCGGTCACCAGCAGAAAGGAAAGGGACACGCCGTTCAGAACCAGCTTCTGTAAGGCACAGTGGTCCTCATTGGCATTCAACTCTCCTGCCCGAGGCATGAAGACCTTGCCGATCTGGGCAATCGGCATATTGATAAACTGTGTCAGTCGTAACGCGATGTAATAAGGGACGATCATGGCTGGACTGAAGAAGATCCCGATCACTATGGAATCGGTGGCCTCGATCAGGGTCCAGGCGATGGCATCGATGAAGGCAAACCCACTGAACGAGCCACATTCCCGGAGGATCGACCAGTCCATATACTTTGTGCTGATGCGGAACTGTTTCAACTGGCGAAACGCAAACAGGCACTGCCCGATGTTTTCAAACAGGGTGACCGCGAGGAACACCGAGGCGATAATCAGCAGTCCCTGTTCGGCTCTCAGGAACGCCACGGTCAGAACCAGACGCAGAATCCCACTGGTCAGGTTGACTCCGCGTTCAATGTCAAACCGCTGAATGCCCATCAGCACGCCGCCAAACACGCTGCCTGCCAGGCCGACAAATACGTTCAGGCCCAGAATCAGGATGACGAGTCGGATTTCGGAGATTGGCACCGATCCCCATTCACTCAGATGGGGCGCCAGCCAGGCAATGATGCCGGCTGCCGTCAATGCCAGGAAACCCATTCCCAGGTAAATCGCGAAAATCACGTTCGCCACCTGGTTCAGGTGTTTCCAGTCCTCCTTGGCGTGATAATGCGCCACATACCGGCTGATCGTCTGGCCAAAGCCCAGGTAGAGCAAGCCCGAATAGCCGGCGATCGCGTTGATGAAAATCCAGCTTCCGTACTGCTGGTCGCCCAGAATGTGCAGTACGTAAGGCATGAGGAATACGCCGATCAACAGGCTCACCCCATGGTTGAGCCAGTTGGCACAGAGATTCCATTTTACTGATCGACGCTGATTCATGCTTGTTCTTTCGAGGAACCGTACTGACGACAGGTCAGCCGGCGAAAATTCGTACAAAAATGGCAATCGAGATCAGCATTCCCACACTGATACCAATCAGCCAGAGCTGATGTTGTTTATTCCAGTAAACGATGGGAGTAGGTCGCGCCAGACTGGCTCCCGCCAGGTTCAGATAAGCCGCAGAGACTCCTACAATCATGTAGGTAGGAACCACGTAACAGCGGGAGAGTGACATCATCCCGCCACACCAGGCTGCCAGGATCGCACAGGCGTAAGGCAGGTAACGTTCCAGTTCCCGGTTCCGCATAATTGGTTTTCCCCGGGAAGCATTCTGAAAACGCACCAGACGATACAGACCCAGAGCAGCAAAAAAGAAACAGCCGATGAACAGGGTACCGCCAAACAACCCCAGTTCCGTAAACGCGTGGACGTATGAATTATGAGCCGCGAGCCCCGCCATGTCAGAGTATTCACCCTGGCCAATTCCGAAAAACAGATTCGCAGACTTCAGGGCAGAGATCCCCTCGCGCCAGAGCAGAATTCGGTCGTGTCCGGTACCGGAGTTCAAGTCAATATTGCCCTGTCGCCCTGCGAGCACTGTCAGACCGGCAACACCCACGACTGCGCAGACAATCGCGGCTTTCTTACCATATTTCGGTAATACGAAGACCATGCCTGCGATGCCCAGAGTCAACAGGCCGCCGCGTGAGCGGGTATCCAGCAGACCGATCATCAGGATGATCATGCTCACGATCCACAGGAACCGAAACGAGCTCTTGACCGGATCGTTGAAAAAGTAGAGGCACAGCATACCGGTGGCGACAATCAGTACGGACAGGTCGTTGGGATCCTGGAAGATCCCGGTACCCCGCATCCGGAAGACGCGAATGACTTCACCCGCATCTGAGACGCCGTCACGGTCGCTGACGTGTTTGATGAATTCAAAGTCGATGATCCCGGCATAGTCAATCACACAGAGCAGAATCATCGCCGATGACGAGATCGCCACCGTTTTCAGCAGTCCCTTCAGACGCTTGGGAGAATCGATAATGGAGATGAGTAGAATGTAATAAATCAGTGTTTTCAGGAATGCGACTGTCGATGTCCGTACCCCGTAGAGGTACATATGCGATAAATGTGACATCGCCACAGCGACCAGCACCCCAATCACGCACAGCGTTATCGGCTGACGTTTCAGGTTCGGAAACTGCACCACACGCTTGATCTGATCCAGTGACAGAAAGAAGGATGACAGGATCAGCACTTCATAGATCGGCAGTCCCTTCAAAGCCGGAACCAGCTCCGCGGGTCTCAAAAACAGATTGATGTTGACCAGCAGGAACAGGATGTAAGCATTGTGGGGAGCCGAATTTCCCCCGATGATCGATTGAGGCAGGGGGCGGCGGCGTGGAGCAGCCGCGTTTTGAGCGCGCATGCTCTGCGTATCGGGCATTCTCGTACTGGGAGCGGCCCGCTCGGCAGGAGGACTGGATGAATTTCCTTGGTTAATCATCGAACTCGATTCAGTTGGAAATCCGCGTTTCCGTATATCCGGAACGGTACAGAGTTTCAGGCTCTTCAATCCGGATATTTTGACATTGCGCACTTACTGAAAAGATAGATCAGGAACCGGCTGCATGTGGCGAGAATTCAACGTTTCCCTCGCTTTCCGGGCTGTAATAATTGCTACAACCGTCAAGGGCTGAGAAAGTTCGTGGTGAGATGAATCGGGGTCACTGCAAAAGCAGCACGTTTGATCAATTGAATCATTTCGTGCTTCCCGTTATCTTCTCTGTCCTCGTGTATACGTTTTACTAATAATCCCTCTAAAAAAACGACCTGGTAGAGTAATGGCGACCCTGATTGATATATCCAATGTGACCAAGAGTTACGGTGCTCAGGAACTGCTGAAAGAAGCTTCTGTTTCACTGGCCGACGATCAGAAAGTCGGTTTCATCGGACGCAACGGTGCCGGCAAATCGACCCTCTTACGGATTCTGCTCGAAGAAGAATCTGTCGACAGCGGGCAGATCGCGCGGCATCCCAATCTGCGCGTCGGCTATCTGAGACAGCACGATCCGTTTCAGGAGGGGGAAAGTGCACTCGACTTTCTGATGCGCGACAGTGGTCAGCCCGAATGGAAATGTGGCGCCGTCGCCGGCCAGTTTGAATTGAAAGGCCGGTTCCTCAACGGTCCCGTCAAGGAGCTCTCCGGTGGTTGGCAGACCCGCGTCAAGCTGGCAGCCCTGTTGCTGCACGAACCTAACTTCCTCATGCTGGACGAACCGACCAACTTCCTCGACCTGCGTACTCAGCTGCTACTCGAAGACTTTCTGAAAGATTACCGCGGTGCCGTGCTGGTCGTCTCCCACGATCGTTCGTTTCTGAAAGCCGTCTGCTCCCAGACCCTCGAACTCAAACGGGGTAAACTCACCCTCTTCAACGGCGATGTCGATCAGTATCTTGAAAACCAGGACATTCTCCGTGAACGGGACGAGCGAACCAACGCCACCGTAATGGCCAAACGCCGTCAGCTGGAAACCTTCATCGCTAAGAATAAAGCGGGCGCCAATACCGCTTCACAGGCCCGCAGTAAACAGAAACAGCTGGAACGCCTGACAATCACCGAAATCGAAAGCGCTGAATCGACGGTGCATATCGTCATTCCGCAGACCGAAAAACGGCAGGGGGTCGCGCTGGCCTGCGAACAGCTGGCAATTGGTTATCCCGATCTTAAGGTAGCCGATGACATTACACTCGAAAT from Gimesia sp. harbors:
- a CDS encoding glycosyltransferase — translated: MKILFLSNVFPNSQHPGKGTFNAAMLQSLGELHQTHVISPVAWVEECSSRVRHKARLDPDWLPFEAANGMRVDYPRFYYPPKMLHQHYGQFLYWSIRSTLNRAIARFQPDVILSYWLHPDGEVAVRAAREHGIPAVVMTGGSDVLLLTQNRHRRRAIQSVLQQSDAVITVSQDIEAAVQKLQIHPEKIHTVYRGVDRSRFCPGDQRAARERLGLDPDRKVIVSVGRLEPVKGHTVLLEACKKISKQGPPFTCYVLGNGSLHSRLSQKVTEYGLDKYFQLQGSQPQSRLADWYRAADVVALPSLSEGVPNVLLEAISCGSRFVASRVGGIPEIADPLQDRLVTPNNPQLLADALSGMLAVPAIPEQRVFEPLTWQESAVQLSQILSDCSTRYSAGLTEQQKSRSSYRRKNRKLRQPV
- a CDS encoding GNAT family N-acetyltransferase; this translates as MNMNLTCTHHDLSLDPEIEQAAPFDDLQISFHAVQMEDLQPMSRFYQDWLALFEQDPHALLNHHPDYLLYLQPQLQKSFPDRPSYVMFCRHQGTLVAAGICCPKNLSTKTLRGIGPARVLQGYYLKGNGFLLQQAYQDDSAFLEFLLETTLKFFQQQHATFLFLEDVHLDSPVKACLDRLEGRCLTYSHTGYQPRSLIRFPENAADYWNQFRSKSRRKHRKMIRDNSHLKLVRITEPDQIADFLSAAHQVSKNSWQSQRLGLRVKNNDQEVSELMFYALHGALRSYLLMDGDRPVAFKISNQFQGIFNDLEFGFDLDYASDSPGETLLLLILEDLTEYDSPRTYDFGEGDAQYKQRYSSELTHSGAILLLPKTLKNKNLLCYLNASCWIDQTARNLLKTTGIYTGLRQLVRYGKLGSR
- a CDS encoding glycosyltransferase, whose protein sequence is MSTIEINSSNETNAATQKSAARLRVCHLSLTLCTGGLERLLVDFARFHNAAEFELEFVALGEMGAPAEEIQKLGCPVIPFPLTASGKLGRIRQLKEFLLEKNYDLLHTHNAYPHFYGTLAGRLAGIPAIIQTRHGRRFGETFNERLQFALASRLANRVIPVSDDTGDRCRSVGWLNERKVTRIWNGIDVDRFAFSGPAAEMRAITVSRLSPEKDLATMLQAVRLVVDSIPEFELIIVGDGPERAKLEQITIELNLESHVRFLGERNDIPDLLTQAGFYVSSSLTEGISLTLLEAMSVGLPIVATAVGGNPEIVQQPETGLLVPAANASLLAEAICQMCTQPQKWLTMGQSARERVEQHFNVRSMIKDYEILYQQILNLQVK
- a CDS encoding GNAT family N-acetyltransferase yields the protein MTLLDCSHQTIDTLTNASATLETAQTLSLAQYDSSQRAACLEVWKTVEAQFSEVPLMCSHVWTSTWIEYFGDLVPYSFVVATKDNAPCGICLVTEGVAQFDGPLAVNTLHLGTAGEPASDSACVEYNALLVPTELQSDFMQGLMGLLERNKTWDAIHFDGFASDELDAWNLPVSEEGYRKIESRYFDLKLIREEEREVISGFGYSTRKNLRKNMKSYGDLNGQWAESVAEAEDIFADLVELHQARWQKEGEPGSYASQRFTDFHKALIQKLVPSGQMGLFRVKLGNDIIGCVQVLIDRNRVLCYQGGSAEYQGKLSPGVIADYLCIEECFRRGFDAYDFLAGNSHHKQKMSTHHSYLTWAQVKRPRWKFTALNTLRKIKQTMQLIQKSNADEE
- a CDS encoding oligosaccharide flippase family protein, with product MNQRRSVKWNLCANWLNHGVSLLIGVFLMPYVLHILGDQQYGSWIFINAIAGYSGLLYLGFGQTISRYVAHYHAKEDWKHLNQVANVIFAIYLGMGFLALTAAGIIAWLAPHLSEWGSVPISEIRLVILILGLNVFVGLAGSVFGGVLMGIQRFDIERGVNLTSGILRLVLTVAFLRAEQGLLIIASVFLAVTLFENIGQCLFAFRQLKQFRISTKYMDWSILRECGSFSGFAFIDAIAWTLIEATDSIVIGIFFSPAMIVPYYIALRLTQFINMPIAQIGKVFMPRAGELNANEDHCALQKLVLNGVSLSFLLVTGFFIGAGFFGQTLINTWVGPGYPESHLLLIILLGARIVALPISIFRSVMYGMGNVKVPSLIYMGEALANLILSLILIQYLGLVGVALGTAIPILFAELGILLPYAMKKLDISRSRLLRYAIGPTIAPLLALLAYSYCLPHFFEIRNSWVALVCIACGGGAFLAGTWLLFEKGNPLPKRTTS
- a CDS encoding O-antigen ligase family protein: MINQGNSSSPPAERAAPSTRMPDTQSMRAQNAAAPRRRPLPQSIIGGNSAPHNAYILFLLVNINLFLRPAELVPALKGLPIYEVLILSSFFLSLDQIKRVVQFPNLKRQPITLCVIGVLVAVAMSHLSHMYLYGVRTSTVAFLKTLIYYILLISIIDSPKRLKGLLKTVAISSSAMILLCVIDYAGIIDFEFIKHVSDRDGVSDAGEVIRVFRMRGTGIFQDPNDLSVLIVATGMLCLYFFNDPVKSSFRFLWIVSMIILMIGLLDTRSRGGLLTLGIAGMVFVLPKYGKKAAIVCAVVGVAGLTVLAGRQGNIDLNSGTGHDRILLWREGISALKSANLFFGIGQGEYSDMAGLAAHNSYVHAFTELGLFGGTLFIGCFFFAALGLYRLVRFQNASRGKPIMRNRELERYLPYACAILAAWCGGMMSLSRCYVVPTYMIVGVSAAYLNLAGASLARPTPIVYWNKQHQLWLIGISVGMLISIAIFVRIFAG
- a CDS encoding ATP-binding cassette domain-containing protein, with protein sequence MATLIDISNVTKSYGAQELLKEASVSLADDQKVGFIGRNGAGKSTLLRILLEEESVDSGQIARHPNLRVGYLRQHDPFQEGESALDFLMRDSGQPEWKCGAVAGQFELKGRFLNGPVKELSGGWQTRVKLAALLLHEPNFLMLDEPTNFLDLRTQLLLEDFLKDYRGAVLVVSHDRSFLKAVCSQTLELKRGKLTLFNGDVDQYLENQDILRERDERTNATVMAKRRQLETFIAKNKAGANTASQARSKQKQLERLTITEIESAESTVHIVIPQTEKRQGVALACEQLAIGYPDLKVADDITLEIEHGSRAAIVGDNGQGKTTFLRTIAGSLSPKDGELRWGYHCNVACYAQHVYTSLPDKMTIREYLEHESAPGTTAQQILNVAGSFLFKEQALDKNIKVLSGGERARLCLAGILLGNYSILILDEPGNHLDVETVEALGDALVGFQGTVIFTSHDRHFMGKVATDVIEVANGSVKSYEGDYDAYLYRVKKEVADGHREANQQSVAKQEQQSKQDAPREKGYGGKIKEARKELSAIERKIAQLDEKKNSINEKFLKATSPGQAQELHEEMQPLVDEIGELEVRWMELYEFLEQ